In Toxoplasma gondii ME49 chromosome VIII, whole genome shotgun sequence, a single genomic region encodes these proteins:
- a CDS encoding hypothetical protein (encoded by transcript TGME49_270790) — protein sequence MALSASPLSTQAVAKSRATLAGLDEALVGEKRDATRPEVLVLADGLTLSISPSAASLDDEGEKKAPPPVKIEKVVNAWGSAAGAGSDFFDRYRMSRNAELKRLEEMEADWRKKVEAEEFQLQRHRRILEAQEKNRHARERRKRRKTKKTELRNAAKIAGRRGHHREEEREEEDTEEEEREDAGDPEREEECRERRRTRGKRIREAEEASEEERETLACGPRSTQRQSSDSPSLPPSAASHVYGQPGPGREEETVSKKRRQEDGETRERRELDSEKEIEGSTQTEVEKMKPGMVTIKDDEW from the exons ATGGCGCTTTCGGCTTCGCCGCTGTCGACGCAGGCAGTCGCGAAGTCGCGCGCGACGCTCGCAGGCCTGGACGAGGCGCTtgtgggagagaagagagacgccacTCGGCCGGAAGTCCTTGTTCTCGCCGACGGACTCACGCTCTCGATCTCGCCTTCCGCAGCGTCCctcgacgacgaaggcgaaaaaaaggcCCCACCGCCCGTGAAAATCGAAAAAGTCGTCAACGCCTGGGGCAGCGCTGCAGGCGCCG GCAGTGACTTCTTCGACCGATACCGCATGTCGCGAAACGCGGAGCTGAAGCGTCTGGAAGAAATGGAGGCGgactggagaaagaaagtcGAGGCTGAGGAGTTCcaactgcagagacaccggagaatTCTCGAGGCTCAGGAGAAGAACCGACACGCGCGCGAGCGAcgcaaaagacgaaaaacgaaaaaaacagaactgcgaaacgccgCAAAGATTGCCGGGCGCCGAGGCCAccaccgagaagaagaaagagaagaagaagacacagaagaggaagagcgagaagacgcgggagatccagagagagaagaggaatgtcgagagaggagaagaacgcgaggaaagagaattcgagaagcagaagaagcgtctgaagaagagagagagacactggcCTGTGGCCCGCGTTCGACACAAAGGCAAAGCTCAgattctccgtctctcccgccttcaGCGGCGTCTCATGTGTATGGACAGCCGGGGCCAGgtcgggaagaagaaactgtttccaagaaaaggaggcaagaagatggagagacgcgagaacgTCGCGAACTTGACAGTGAAAAAGAAATAGAGGGTTCAACGCAAACAGAAGTCGAAAAAATGAAACCTGGAATGGTGACTATCAAGGACGACGAGTGGTAA
- the POLR2F gene encoding DNA-directed RNA polymerase II RPB6 (encoded by transcript TGME49_270780~Gene product name based on ToxoDB Community Expert Annotation.): protein MADDEIDHMFAGEPGGLGDDFGEDFGDDELIDDFDVERAAAAASHEPESDILDPSDPRAARPHARPSEGPRITSPYITKFEKARVIGTRALQISMNAPITIPLDGETDPLIIAEKELYQKTIPFTIRRYLPDGSYEDWKIQELIVD from the exons ATGGCAGACGACGAAATCGACCATATGTTTGCGGGGGAACCTGGTGGCTTGGGAGACGACTTTGGCGAGGACTTCGGAGACGACGAATTAATCGATGACTTCGACGTGGAACGCGCAGCTGCGGCCGCAAGCCACGAACCGGAATCGGACATTCTCGACCCAAGTGACCCTAGAGCAGCC CGACCCCACGCGCGACCGAGTGAGGGTCCGAGGATCACGAGTCCGTACATCACGAAGTTCGAGAAGGCTCGCGTCATAGGGACGCGCGCTCTCCAAATCAGCATGAACGCGCCAATCACGATTCCGCTGGACGGCGAGACAGATCCGCTTATTAtcgcagagaaagagctgTATCAGAAGACCATTCCCTTCACCATTCGCAGGTACCTCCCCGACGGCAGCTACGAAGACTGGAAAATCCAGGAACTGATCGTCGACTAA
- a CDS encoding PWI domain-containing protein (encoded by transcript TGME49_270770): MHPGALPFVPGGAVPPSAGMAGLVAPGVGSFPRPAMPGAPPLVHLFGVPHLPPPGAAPAAFRPGRPGLLPCPGRLASSSFFHPPGSHALAATSQERGSMAANEKADESSKPVTVYVGNINRHVDNDFLRLLLAECGRVIRWNRQADPTTGQLAAFGFCDFQDAVGALNALEVLPDLVIGGKALKVNCNEKVRAEVNRVKEDRVLSTLHTFRDKKREDVEKEIEEETARLRSAVLEVVKRKESQIPPDDAEEEAKPPRKEESKRRSSRHGGREEKEGKEKGLSGSDAGSESRTSSHRSSSAKDLSSSSSSSSSSSSSSSSSSSSSSSSSSSSSLGEAAPLPASAPPGLPSQDETPSAASVVAAAGGLGTFAGLSALKAMNPELAEAASSCSVYRVGPDGVDRRRYITEDYRPCRRELERLHHLERRDSEFEKEFRRRELEWITREEDFKQNKEKEVALEQEIRDDDRQHLINQDLRGVWWEGLQEPRRRQERKRRRRREAEDDAADRDEEEKELREEAKRRREDRSRASARQEGEGDAPAASVEQGRDARERSQRCAAPSSPSLRHRDARKQKEQTPSFLDEETAAARHEKSRETRKEETSRSDRDARRVKTELKTSAAQTPSQELRAFFGDDEEGFDDRRRHKPLTKLDEHRDVTNKMQKAQETLKVIEQSKKLLASVPTEKEKLFVYDIDWSLLISKNILDLKLRPWVRKKVCEFMGAEESLVLEVIDYIVKRVSDRPPAEELLGELAKFLDEEAEGFVRNMWRLLIYEQLKLKECSE; this comes from the exons ATGCATCCCGGAGCTCTGCCCTTCGTACCCGGAGGCGCTGTGCCGCCTTCCGCGGGGATGGCCGGACTCGTTGCGCCAGGCGTCGGGAGTTTCCCCCGGCCTGCAATG CCTGGAGCTCCGCCGCTGGTGCATCTCTTCGGCGTCCCCCATCTTCCACCACCCG GCGCTGCACCCGCGGCGTTCCGTCCAGGCCGTCCTGGTCTGTTGCCATGCCCTGGAAGGctcgcgtcgtcttccttcttccatCCGCCAGGCTCTCACGCGCTCGCGGCGACGTCGCAGGAGAGAGGCTCGATGGCCGCGAACGAGAAGGCCGACGAAAGCAGCAAGCCTGTCACAGTCTACGTAGGAAACATCAACCGCCATGTCGACAACGacttcctgcgtctccttctcgcc GAGTGCGGCCGCGTCATCAGATGGAATCGCCAGGCGGATCCGACAACCGGCCAGCTCGCCGCGTTTGGCTTCTGCGATTTCCAGGACGCCGTGGGGGCTCTCAACGCCCTCGAAGTTCTTCCAGATCTCGTTATCGGCGGAAAAGCTCTCAAG GTTAACTGCAACGAGAAAGTGAGGGCAGAAGTGAACCGCGTTAAGGAGGACAGAGTTCTCTCCACCTTGCACACG tttcGCGAtaagaagcgagaagacgtggagaaggaaatcgaggaggagacagcgcgtcTCCGCAGTGCCGTTCTGGAGGTCGTCAAACGCAAAGAGTCCCAAATTCCG ccggacgacgcagaagaggaggcgaagcccccgcggaaggaggagagcaagagacgCAGCTCTCGCCAtggcgggagagaagaaaaggaaggaaaggagaaaggtcTTTCTGGCAG CGACGCAGGCTCGGAGTCTCGTACTTCTTCTCATCGCTCTTCGTCCGCGAAGgacctctcgtcttcttcttcctcttcttcctcctcctcttcttcctcttcttcctcttcgtcttcttcctcttcttcttcctcttcttcttctttgggagaggcggcgccgTTGCCCGCCAGTGCGCCACCGGGTCTTCCCTCGCAGGACGAAACTCCGTCTGCCGCGAgcgtcgtcgctgccgcGGGAGGCTTGGGGACGTTTGCTGGTCTGTCTGCGTTGAAAGCAATGAATCCGGAACTCGCCGAAgctgcttcctcttgctctgtCTATCGCGTCGGACCCGACGGCGTAGACCGACGAAG ATACATCACGGAAGACTACCGCCCTTGCCGCCGCGAACTGGAGAGGCTTCACCACCTGGAGCGCCGCGACTCCGAATTCGAGAA AGAATTTCGGCGCCGCGAATTGGAGTGGATCACTCGCGAGGAGGATTTCAAGCAGAACAAAGAAAA AGAAGTTGCCTTGGAGCAGGAGATTCGCGACGACGATCGACAGCACTTGATTAACCAAGACCTGCGCGGCG tgtGGTGGGAAGGCCTGCAAGAGCCTCGCCGACGTCAGGAGcgcaaacgcagaagaagacgcgaggcagaagacgacgctgcggaccgagacgaagaagaaaaggaactgcgagaggaagcgaagcgaCGCCGAGAG GATCGCAGCCGAGCAAGCGCCCGGCAAGAAGGTGAAGGCGACGCACCGGCCGCCAGCGTCGaacaggggagagacgcgcgagaaagaTCCCAACGCTGCGCtgctccgtcttctccttctctccggcaCCGCGACGCTCGAAAGCAGAAGGAGCAgacgccttcttttctggacGAGGAGACTGCTGCTGCGAGACACGAGAAGTCACGGGAGACtcggaaggaagagacaagccgcagcgacagagacgcgcgtCGAGTGAAAACGGAG TTGAAGACGAGCGCGGCGCAGACGCCCTCGCAGGAGCTacgcgccttcttcggagatgacgaagaaggcTTCGACGACAGGCGTCGCCACAAGCCTCTGACGAAGCTGGATGAGCACCGTGATGTGACGAACAAAATGCAGAAGGCGCAGGAAACTCTCAAAGTCATTGAACAGTCCAAGAAACTCCTCGCGTC CGTTCCGACTGAGAAGGAGAAATTGTTTGTCTACGACATCGACTGGAGTCTCCTCATTTCA aagaACATTTTGGACCTGAAGCTCCGACCCTgggtgaggaagaaggtcTGCGAATTCATGGGGGCAGAAGAAAGTCTCGTTCTGGAGGTGATCGACTACATCGTGAAGCGCGTTTCGGACCGTCCGCCGGCCGAGGAGCTCCTCGGCGAACTGGCCAAGTtcctcgacgaagaggcCGAAGGCTTCGTCAGAAATATGTGGAGGCTACTCATCTACGAGCAGCTCAAGCTGAAGGAGTGCTCTgagtag